TTCCTACCCTTGTGGTGGCAACCGGCTGCCCTCCTACCGGCACTCTGCCTTTGTGCCCACTCATTCCTATCCTGAGGAGCATTTGGAGATGCACCATCTGGAGGGCAGCCACCACCGGaccaaccccaccccacacactgaTGATGGCTACATGCCGATGTCACCTGGGGTGGCCCCTGTGCCGAGCAGTGATGGCGCTCCCAAAGGCAGTGACTATATGCCCATGAGCCCCAAGAGCGTGTCAGCCCCACAGCAGATCATCAACCCTGGCCGGGGAGGTCGCCACGCCCAAGCCATGGTGGACTCCAATGGGTACATGATGATGTCCCCTAGTGGCAGCTGTTCACCTGACAGTGGTCCCACCGGCTACGGCAAAATATGGACGAACGGGGCTGGCCACCACCCAAAGCTCTCGGTGGACAGCAGCGAAGGGAAGCTCCCCTGCAGCGGCAGTGACTACATCAACATGTCCCCAGCCAGCGGCTCCGCTACCAGCACCCCCCCGGACTGCTATTTCGCCAGTTCGGGGCCGCCGGGCGCGGAGGAGGGCTCGGCGCagggcccggcccagcccccacaCAAGCCCATCTACTCCTACTTCTCCCTGCCGCGCTCCTTCAAACACGTGCAGCGCAGGGCAGCCGAGGAGAGCGGCCCTCAGCTGCGCATCTCCCTCAGCTCCGGCCGCTTGCTCTACGCCGCGGAGGACTCGTCCTCTTCCACCAGCAGCGACAGCCTCGGGGGAGGCGGGGGCCAAGAGGGCGCCGGCGGTCCCTACCAGGCGCAGCCCCAGCCGCCGTCGGCTACCCGTCAGGCGGCCGCGCAGAGCAGGAGCCGCCTGACCAGACCCACCCGCTTGTCTCTGGACGGCCCCAAGGCCAGCACCCTGCCGCGGGCGCGGGAGCAGCccccgctgctgctgccgccagaGCCCAAGAGCCCCGGCGAGTACGTGAACATTGAGTTCGTGGCCAGTGACAAGCCGGCTTTCCCGTCGGCCGCGCGGCCCCGAGGGGACGAAGTCTCCGAGTACATGAACATGGAGCTGGGCCCGCCGCGGGCTGCCTGCCAAGCCGGCTTCGCGGCCGTACGGGCGGGAGCtgcggcccggcccggccgagGAGCTGCTACCCTCAGCAGCCGGGACTATGTGACTATGGAACAGGGGGGCGGTGTCGGGGGACCCTGCCCGGGCTGCGGcgaacccccgccccccgccctctTGCTCAACTACGCCGACATGCGGACGGGCCGCGCCGCTCCGGAGAACCCCCCCGCCGCCCCTGCCTCCGCCCAGGCGCAGCCGCCGGCCGAGCTGGCAGCGTCGCCACCGCGCTCCTCCTCCCTGATAGGAGGCCCGGGGGTGAACAGCGCCTTCACCCGCGTCAGCCTCAGCCCCGGCCGCAACCAGAGCGCCAAAGTGATCCGCGCCGACCCGCAGGGGGGCCGCCGGCGGCACAGCTCCGAGaccttctcctccacccccagcaccgcccGCGGCACGGCGGGCAGCGGCGGCCTCAACGCGCCCTTGCTCTACGGGGCGGGGGGCGCCGAGGAGGTGAAACGCCACAGCTCGGCGTCTTTCGAGAACGTCTGGCTCCGGCCTGCCGCGGGGGAGCTGGGGGCGGCCGCCAGGAGGGAGCAGCAGCCCCTCGGGGCCGGGGGTGGCTTTGAGAACGGACTCAACTACATCGACCTGGACTTAGTGAAGGATTTTAATCAGCGTCGCCAACACCCCCAGGAGGGCACTTCTCTGCTGGGGGGGAGGCAGCCGCCGCCCAAAGCCCCTAATCAGCCTTGTGGGAGTAGCCACTCTAGCGACGATTTGAGTGCATATGCCAGCATCAGCTTCCAGAGGCGGGAGGACGTCTAATAGCTGGGCGGGAGCCAGAGAGAAGGTGAGtgaatgcgggggaggggggaggaaggcgTTTAAACGAGTAGAAACGCCCACTTAAAACTGAGCCCAAAGGGCTAGCAAAAATCAGGCACCTAGTTGGAGGTTGTTCAGACCACTGAACTGTGTTCTAAAGGGGTAGCTTAAGGTGCGGTCTGTACTGTTCTCTTGTTTTATTGGAACGTTGTTTTTCTCTTGTTCCTTTGCACGTTCACGTCCTACTCTCAAATAGAGCCCTTTAGGTGTGTGGAGTATTTGTTGAGGCGTGGGAAGAAGATCCAGGTTCGCTCATTGAGTTAATCTTTTGATAGCTGCAGTTTCAAATATTGCATAATTaaatttttgtggggaaaaatagaCCTAAATAGACCTAAGCATGGTTCCTAGTTAAGAGATAACAAAAATAGGTTGGATAAAGTTTGGAACTGTGATTAATCTGTTGAAGCTTATTCCTTCTAGAGGAAGTTTCTGTAATTAAATTGGTGTGGTGACTTGTAAACTAGATGGTATGTTCTttgaactgaaaatattttttctatgtgGGAAGTGTTTTGGAAAATATTGCAGCCACATCAAGTCTTAACTCAGAAGTGTTAAATGAATGTTTTGGttcattttggttttaaatatgcTATTGCTTCCAGAAGCAAAATTAGCATTTGACAGTGCCTCCTTGAATCGTGGATGCTTTTCAGACTTGACACACTGTAAGATTCTCCAAGTAAGGGGGAACGGGGTCTCATGTTTTGTGAAAAGTTATGGTGAGGTGGTTCACTCTGTGAAATCTGCTCGAATATTGTTGCTGAGACTAAAATGCTTTTTAGTGGCACATTTACCTCACTCCTTTAATCTTCaggaatacatattttaaaactcCCAGTAAGTGGagggagagggtgtgggggaggggatgtaaAAGAAAGGGGTGTGGTCTATGTTGAACATGGGAGTGGGTATAGGATTCAGAAGCTCCTACGTTCTAAATTTAGTGTGGTCAGTTATGATTCCTGTATCCATGTGCAAGCTAATTAACCTTTCTAACTCatttttcccatgtgtaaaatgtgtgtatctacctcacagggttgctgtgaggattaattaggtaatgtttgcaaagtgctttaaagGAATTCTgatggactctgtgtgtgtgtgtgtgtatgtatatatatatatatatacaggcATTTGTGTTTGATATTGATACTAAATATAATTTAGCAAAGCACAATTTTATAAGTATCTGCAAACTGCAGAAGAAGCAAATGGTGTAGAATGGACTCTGATTATAagcttaaaatgtttaaaaatgaacaaa
Above is a window of Natator depressus isolate rNatDep1 chromosome 9, rNatDep2.hap1, whole genome shotgun sequence DNA encoding:
- the IRS1 gene encoding insulin receptor substrate 1, giving the protein MNCILRGFFPALLGSFGGLWADSCHKSTTTSPSTMASPTDNNEGFFSDVRKVGYLRKPKSMHKRFFVLRAASESGPARLEYYENEKKWRHKSGAPKRSIPLESCFNINKRADSKNKHLVALYTKDEHFAIAADSELEQESWYQALLQLHNRAKGHHHLHHHRHHHHHSDVSFGGGSAGLGEAGDDSYGEVVPGPAFKEVWQVILKPKGLGQTKNLIGIYRLCLTNKTISFVKLNSDAAAVVLQLLNIRRCGHSENFFFIEVGRSAVTGPGEFWMQVDDSVVAQNMHETILEAMRAMSEEFRPRSKSQSSSNCSNPISVPLRSRHHVNNPPPSQVGLSRRSRTESVTATSPAGGGGGGTGGKPSSFRVRASSDGEGTMSRPASVDGSPVSPSANRTHSHRHRGNSRLHPPLNHSRSIPMPSSRCSPSATSPVSLSSSSTSGHGSTSDCLFPRRSSASVSGSPSDGGFISSDEYGSSPCDFRSSFRSVTPDSLGHTPPARGDEELNNYICMGGKAASSCSLAAPNGHFIPRSCHPQHQQCRYPGTPCCPQSGGEEVTDLEKGFRKRTHSAGTSPTISHQKTPSQSSVASIEEYTEMLPSYPCGGNRLPSYRHSAFVPTHSYPEEHLEMHHLEGSHHRTNPTPHTDDGYMPMSPGVAPVPSSDGAPKGSDYMPMSPKSVSAPQQIINPGRGGRHAQAMVDSNGYMMMSPSGSCSPDSGPTGYGKIWTNGAGHHPKLSVDSSEGKLPCSGSDYINMSPASGSATSTPPDCYFASSGPPGAEEGSAQGPAQPPHKPIYSYFSLPRSFKHVQRRAAEESGPQLRISLSSGRLLYAAEDSSSSTSSDSLGGGGGQEGAGGPYQAQPQPPSATRQAAAQSRSRLTRPTRLSLDGPKASTLPRAREQPPLLLPPEPKSPGEYVNIEFVASDKPAFPSAARPRGDEVSEYMNMELGPPRAACQAGFAAVRAGAAARPGRGAATLSSRDYVTMEQGGGVGGPCPGCGEPPPPALLLNYADMRTGRAAPENPPAAPASAQAQPPAELAASPPRSSSLIGGPGVNSAFTRVSLSPGRNQSAKVIRADPQGGRRRHSSETFSSTPSTARGTAGSGGLNAPLLYGAGGAEEVKRHSSASFENVWLRPAAGELGAAARREQQPLGAGGGFENGLNYIDLDLVKDFNQRRQHPQEGTSLLGGRQPPPKAPNQPCGSSHSSDDLSAYASISFQRREDV